The following coding sequences are from one Actinomycetota bacterium window:
- a CDS encoding LLM class flavin-dependent oxidoreductase has protein sequence MRSGLWLPLFEELADPGVVARLAAEAEERGWHGVFVWDQLRWREPIRGVADPWITLAAIAAATERVRLGPMVAPLARRRPAKVARETASLDVLSGGRLILGVGLGGDQFAAEFSKTGEELDDRVRGQMLDEALKILLAAWSGEAVNHRGRHYLVDDVQFLPRPVQRPRVPVWTAGFPGNVKPLRRAARYDGFFPVNLENVDEFAQAVAAVRDLRGDNPAPYDIAVELRPGSDVAPYAEAGANWWMTALEPGISLDEVRGVIREGPAG, from the coding sequence TGCGTTCCGGACTGTGGTTGCCGCTGTTCGAGGAGCTTGCCGACCCGGGCGTGGTCGCACGACTGGCCGCCGAGGCGGAGGAGCGGGGTTGGCACGGGGTGTTCGTGTGGGATCAGCTCCGCTGGCGTGAGCCGATTCGGGGCGTGGCCGACCCGTGGATCACGCTGGCGGCGATCGCCGCTGCCACCGAACGGGTGAGGCTGGGCCCCATGGTCGCACCGTTGGCGCGCCGCCGGCCCGCCAAGGTCGCACGGGAAACCGCGAGCCTGGACGTGCTCAGCGGTGGCCGCCTCATCCTCGGTGTTGGTCTGGGCGGGGACCAGTTCGCCGCGGAGTTCTCGAAGACCGGGGAGGAGCTCGATGACCGGGTGCGCGGCCAGATGCTCGACGAGGCTCTCAAGATCCTCTTGGCTGCCTGGTCCGGCGAGGCGGTCAACCATCGCGGCAGGCACTACTTGGTCGATGACGTGCAGTTTCTGCCTCGGCCGGTGCAACGGCCGCGGGTACCGGTGTGGACCGCGGGGTTCCCGGGGAACGTCAAGCCGCTGCGTCGTGCCGCCCGTTACGACGGCTTCTTCCCGGTGAACCTCGAGAACGTGGATGAGTTCGCGCAGGCGGTCGCGGCCGTGCGCGACCTGCGCGGCGACAACCCGGCGCCCTACGACATTGCCGTCGAGCTGCGCCCGGGCAGCGATGTCGCCCCGTACGCCGAGGCCGGCGCCAACTGGTGGATGACCGCGTTGGAGCCCGGGATCTCGCTGGACGAGGTTCGCGGTGTGATCCGAGAAGGCCCGGCGGGATGA
- a CDS encoding Ig-like domain-containing protein: protein MDRSGSTRKTCVIVFVFFLLFAITASPASAQDSKGVDFWLTFPGNLGAGELSLFITGDTATSGTVSITGLSFTAPFTVTPGTVTTVGLPSSAGLQSSDAIQDLGIHVTANAEVAVYGLNRVQFTTDAYLGLPTDALGTDYINLGYQNVDVVNATQFGIVATQDSTSVTITPTVTTDGHTAGTPYSINLNQGQTYLLRNPDPAPADLSGTLIQSSKPIAVFGGHQCANIPPGRVACDQLVEELPPATAWGLNFVSMPLATRTGGDTFRVLASQDATTVKLNGATVATLNRGQLHEQIVSGPAQITADKPVLVMQYSNSTSFDNVTSDPFQMMIPPYEQFLAGYTVSTPASGFALNFINVVAPDAAVGAITLDGSAIPSASFTAIGGSGFSGAQVPVDLGSHTLSGPLPFGVHSYGFADFDSYGYPGGLSLSEIARVASVTLAPKTASNQINTQHCVTATVKDQNGNPLPDIRVDFGASGANAATGFASTNASGEAQFCYTGANPGDDIITGTVGALSDTASKTWEEGSGTGADLSVAKTDSPDPVRRGKKLTYTITVSNLGPSDTTDVMLEDTLPRGVRFLSAVASQGSCSRVGRSITCRLQSIASANSATLRVEVRPNSCGPKTNRARVTASEMDPDLTNNSARSVTKVIRCGDDDDDDDDDNDRSVGSGEALTTQG from the coding sequence ATGGACCGTTCGGGCTCGACGCGTAAGACCTGCGTCATCGTCTTCGTATTCTTCCTGTTGTTCGCCATCACTGCATCCCCTGCAAGCGCTCAGGACAGCAAGGGGGTCGATTTCTGGCTCACGTTCCCCGGCAACTTGGGCGCCGGGGAGCTCTCCTTGTTCATCACGGGTGATACCGCCACCAGTGGGACGGTTTCCATCACTGGTCTGTCCTTTACCGCTCCGTTCACGGTGACGCCGGGGACGGTCACGACCGTCGGGTTGCCATCATCCGCAGGGCTTCAATCCTCGGACGCGATCCAGGACCTGGGCATACACGTGACCGCCAACGCCGAGGTCGCTGTCTATGGGCTGAACCGAGTCCAGTTCACGACCGATGCGTATCTCGGATTGCCAACGGACGCGCTGGGTACGGACTACATCAATCTCGGTTACCAGAACGTCGACGTGGTCAACGCCACGCAGTTCGGAATCGTCGCGACACAAGACAGCACCTCTGTGACCATAACGCCGACCGTGACGACCGATGGGCACACGGCAGGCACCCCCTATTCGATCAACTTGAATCAGGGGCAAACGTACCTGCTGCGGAATCCAGATCCGGCCCCCGCGGACCTCTCCGGCACGCTCATCCAGTCCTCGAAGCCAATCGCCGTGTTCGGAGGTCATCAATGCGCGAATATCCCGCCGGGACGCGTCGCGTGCGACCAACTCGTCGAGGAGCTCCCCCCGGCGACCGCGTGGGGTTTGAACTTCGTGAGCATGCCGCTCGCCACGAGGACCGGCGGCGACACGTTCCGTGTGCTGGCGTCACAGGACGCAACGACGGTGAAGTTGAACGGCGCGACCGTTGCGACACTGAACCGCGGGCAGCTTCACGAGCAAATCGTCTCGGGACCCGCCCAGATAACGGCCGACAAACCTGTGTTGGTGATGCAGTACTCCAACAGCACGTCCTTCGACAACGTGACCTCAGATCCCTTCCAGATGATGATCCCGCCTTACGAGCAGTTCCTCGCCGGGTACACGGTGTCCACACCCGCCTCAGGGTTCGCGCTGAACTTCATCAACGTCGTCGCGCCCGATGCTGCGGTGGGGGCGATCACCCTCGACGGTTCCGCAATCCCTTCGGCATCCTTCACAGCAATCGGCGGGTCCGGGTTCTCTGGCGCGCAGGTGCCTGTAGACCTCGGTTCGCACACGCTGTCTGGGCCGCTGCCGTTCGGGGTCCACAGCTACGGGTTCGCTGACTTCGACTCCTACGGCTATCCAGGCGGGCTCTCACTCTCGGAGATCGCGCGCGTCGCGAGCGTGACTTTGGCGCCCAAGACGGCGAGCAACCAGATCAACACCCAGCACTGCGTCACCGCTACCGTCAAGGACCAGAACGGCAACCCCCTGCCGGACATCCGCGTCGACTTCGGCGCTTCCGGGGCGAACGCAGCGACCGGCTTCGCGTCCACCAACGCAAGCGGAGAGGCACAGTTCTGCTACACCGGCGCGAACCCCGGCGACGACATCATCACCGGGACCGTCGGGGCGTTGTCCGATACTGCCTCGAAGACCTGGGAGGAAGGTTCTGGGACCGGGGCCGACCTGTCGGTCGCCAAGACCGACTCTCCCGATCCCGTCAGACGGGGGAAGAAACTGACCTACACGATCACGGTATCCAACCTTGGACCTTCGGACACTACGGACGTCATGCTCGAGGACACCCTGCCGCGAGGCGTGAGATTCCTCTCGGCGGTAGCCAGTCAAGGGAGCTGCTCCAGAGTCGGAAGATCCATCACCTGTCGGCTCCAGTCGATCGCCAGCGCCAACTCCGCCACCCTCAGAGTCGAGGTGCGCCCAAACAGCTGCGGCCCCAAGACCAACCGCGCACGGGTCACGGCGAGCGAGATGGATCCTGACCTGACGAACAACTCAGCCAGATCCGTAACGAAGGTGATCAGGTGCGGGGACGATGACGACGATGATGACGATGACAATGACCGTTCGGTCGGCAGCGGGGAGGCGCTGACCACCCAGGGCTAG
- a CDS encoding DUF47 family protein, whose translation MKLPWFVPEDRDVIGLLRAQASITIEGLEAFVAWSVSGGVGDADRVRALEHEADDRKRDVRAALTESFTTPLDAEDLYTMSERLDGVMTGAKNVVREAEVMGIPPDDHVSEMAEYLLEGVRRLDDAFSRLTKAGAKEHGPATEAADAAIKAQRQLERVYRDAASALIKVDDLRQVMGRRELYRRISRLSDEVIEVAERVWYATVKEG comes from the coding sequence TTGAAGCTCCCATGGTTCGTGCCCGAAGACCGCGACGTGATCGGGCTGCTGCGTGCGCAGGCCTCCATCACGATCGAGGGTCTGGAGGCGTTCGTCGCGTGGTCGGTTTCCGGCGGCGTCGGCGATGCCGATCGGGTCCGCGCGCTCGAGCACGAGGCAGACGATCGCAAGCGCGACGTGCGGGCCGCCCTCACCGAATCGTTCACGACGCCTCTTGACGCCGAGGATCTCTACACGATGTCCGAACGGCTCGATGGCGTGATGACGGGCGCCAAGAATGTCGTGCGCGAGGCAGAGGTGATGGGGATCCCCCCCGACGACCATGTCAGCGAGATGGCCGAATACCTGCTCGAAGGGGTCCGGAGGTTGGACGACGCGTTCAGTCGTCTCACGAAGGCCGGCGCGAAGGAGCACGGCCCGGCCACCGAGGCGGCGGACGCGGCCATCAAGGCGCAGCGACAACTTGAGCGTGTCTACCGGGACGCCGCGTCGGCCCTGATCAAGGTCGACGACCTCCGTCAGGTGATGGGGCGACGGGAGCTCTACCGTCGGATCTCCCGCCTCTCAGACGAGGTCATCGAGGTCGCCGAGCGCGTCTGGTACGCGACGGTGAAGGAAGGCTGA
- a CDS encoding inorganic phosphate transporter — MAFAFAITNGFHDASNAIATLVATRVARPVQAIILAAICNLFGPLLLGAAVADTIANIVTVPADEEVMVVGAGLTGAVVWNVITWWRGIPSSSSHALVGGLVGSALATAGVSAVNWGGIEHGRPVGVFGALIALAISPVLGFAAAAVLLRIARRGLRRASVRIDGVIRSAQWVTSGWLAFSHGANDAQKAVGIMAALLLATGRTTSLQAPTWVTLACAFALTLGTAMGGWSIVRTIGSRIVRLRPLDGLVNQASSAGVILASSVIGAPVSTSQIVASSVVGVGVGRRRTRHVNWRIVSGIGFAWLTTMPAAAALAVVSLPVWRWLA, encoded by the coding sequence ATGGCTTTCGCATTCGCGATCACGAACGGGTTCCACGACGCCTCGAACGCGATCGCGACGCTCGTTGCGACGCGGGTGGCCCGGCCCGTGCAGGCGATCATCCTCGCAGCCATATGCAACCTCTTCGGACCGCTCCTCCTGGGCGCGGCGGTCGCCGACACGATCGCGAACATCGTGACGGTGCCGGCCGACGAGGAGGTCATGGTCGTGGGCGCCGGGCTCACCGGCGCTGTGGTCTGGAACGTGATCACCTGGTGGCGTGGGATCCCGTCGAGCTCCAGCCATGCTCTTGTCGGCGGACTCGTGGGTTCCGCCCTCGCGACGGCAGGCGTGAGCGCGGTGAACTGGGGCGGGATCGAACACGGACGTCCGGTCGGGGTGTTCGGCGCCCTGATCGCGCTCGCGATATCGCCGGTGCTCGGGTTCGCGGCGGCGGCCGTGTTGCTCCGGATCGCGCGTCGCGGGCTCCGCCGCGCCTCGGTGCGCATCGACGGCGTGATCCGGAGCGCGCAGTGGGTGACCTCTGGATGGCTCGCCTTCAGCCATGGTGCGAACGATGCGCAGAAGGCGGTCGGCATCATGGCCGCGCTCCTGCTCGCGACCGGACGCACGACCTCGCTACAGGCGCCCACGTGGGTCACGCTGGCGTGTGCGTTCGCCCTGACGCTCGGCACCGCGATGGGCGGCTGGAGCATCGTGCGGACGATCGGGAGTCGCATCGTCCGACTGCGGCCTCTCGATGGACTCGTCAACCAGGCGAGCTCCGCCGGGGTGATCCTCGCGTCGTCGGTGATCGGTGCTCCGGTCAGCACCTCGCAGATCGTCGCGTCGTCGGTGGTTGGGGTGGGCGTCGGGCGGCGCCGCACCCGACATGTGAACTGGAGGATCGTGTCAGGCATCGGGTTCGCGTGGCTGACGACCATGCCGGCTGCCGCCGCGCTCGCCGTAGTCTCGCTCCCAGTCTGGAGGTGGCTCGCTTGA